In Pedobacter sp. SL55, the following proteins share a genomic window:
- the cysS gene encoding cysteine--tRNA ligase, whose amino-acid sequence MIQELQLYNTLTRKKEVFEPLNAPHVGMYVCGPTVYSDVHLGNCRTFISFDLIFRYLKYSGYKVRYVRNITDAGHLEGDRDEGDDKFAKRAKLEQLEPMEIVQKYTLGFHDVLRMFNTLPPSIEPTATGHIIEQIEMVKKIIDNGYGYEVDGTIYFDVEKYSKEYNYTILTNRKLEDLLENTRELSGQDDKKGRLDFALWIKAKPETLMQWQSPWGMGFPGWHIECSAMSAKYLGSEFDIHGGGMDLAATHHTNEIAQSEACSSHQPAKYWMHTNMLTVNGTRMSKSAGNGFLPGELFTGDHPLLRKGYSPMTVKFFMLQAHYRSILDFSNDALDASEKGFRRLMNAVALLPKLVASADGNISINPIRENCVNAMNDDFNSPVAIAELFEAARIINTVYDGTAKITAEELEKLKALINDFVFEIFGLKDEESSNLELNEILEMVIDLRKEAKENKDYATSDSIRLGLQKIGIQLKDSKEGTTWSKM is encoded by the coding sequence ATGATACAAGAATTACAGTTATACAACACATTAACACGTAAAAAGGAAGTTTTTGAACCCTTAAATGCGCCACATGTTGGTATGTACGTGTGCGGTCCAACCGTTTACAGCGATGTGCATTTGGGTAACTGTCGTACTTTTATCTCGTTCGATTTAATTTTTCGCTACCTAAAATATAGTGGTTATAAGGTGCGCTATGTGCGTAATATTACCGATGCTGGTCACTTAGAGGGCGATAGGGATGAGGGCGATGATAAGTTTGCAAAACGTGCAAAGTTGGAACAATTGGAGCCCATGGAAATTGTACAAAAATACACTTTGGGTTTTCACGATGTGCTGCGGATGTTCAACACACTTCCGCCTAGCATTGAACCAACGGCAACTGGTCATATTATTGAGCAGATCGAAATGGTAAAAAAAATCATAGATAACGGCTATGGTTATGAGGTAGATGGAACCATTTATTTTGATGTAGAAAAATATAGTAAGGAATATAATTATACCATTTTAACCAATCGGAAGCTAGAAGATTTATTAGAAAATACTCGTGAACTCAGCGGGCAAGACGATAAAAAAGGCCGCTTAGATTTTGCGCTTTGGATTAAAGCAAAACCAGAAACTTTGATGCAATGGCAATCGCCGTGGGGTATGGGTTTCCCAGGTTGGCATATTGAATGTTCTGCCATGAGTGCAAAATATCTGGGCAGCGAATTTGATATTCACGGCGGTGGAATGGATTTGGCAGCAACGCACCATACCAACGAAATTGCACAATCTGAAGCTTGTTCTAGTCATCAGCCAGCAAAATATTGGATGCATACCAATATGTTGACGGTAAATGGTACACGTATGTCTAAATCTGCCGGTAATGGATTTTTACCGGGAGAATTGTTTACTGGAGATCATCCGCTGTTGCGCAAAGGTTATAGCCCAATGACGGTAAAGTTCTTTATGTTGCAGGCGCATTACCGCAGCATTTTAGATTTTAGTAACGATGCTTTAGATGCTTCGGAAAAAGGTTTTAGAAGGTTAATGAATGCTGTTGCCTTATTGCCAAAATTGGTAGCATCGGCTGATGGAAATATTTCCATTAATCCTATCAGAGAGAATTGCGTAAACGCCATGAACGATGATTTTAACAGTCCGGTGGCTATTGCCGAATTGTTCGAAGCAGCTAGGATTATCAATACTGTTTACGATGGTACAGCTAAAATTACGGCAGAAGAGCTAGAGAAATTAAAAGCTTTGATCAACGATTTTGTATTCGAAATTTTTGGCTTAAAGGATGAAGAAAGTTCAAATTTAGAACTGAACGAGATCTTAGAAATGGTAATTGATTTGCGCAAAGAGGCCAAAGAAAATAAAGACTACGCAACATCAGATTCTATTCGCTTAGGCCTGCAAAAAATTGGCATCCAATTAAAAGATAGCAAAGAGGGCACTACTTGGAGTAAGATGTAG
- a CDS encoding heavy metal translocating P-type ATPase produces the protein MENEGLIYIPLENVDSEHCALIVDKGLAEIKEINSHSVELNNHRAVVTAKKYPEEAVQMAVKQIRDLGYNVTTVKQTFPVTNMSCASCAANTEATLNNQVGVVKAEVNYANTSAKVEYIPSLVTAQQLKEAVQAAGYDLLINDSNEAKESLANIKANQYQALRKKVIGALILAVPLFVIGMFFMDMPYADYIMWFLSTPMVFIYGKQFFIGAWKQAKHRSANMDTLVAISTGTAYSYSVFITLFPEFMHRMGIHSHVYFEAAGIVIAFILLGKLLEEKAKGNTSSAIKKLIGLQPKHFTIVHDNGHQMQVAISSVKVGDILLVKPGERIAVDGAVVSGSSYVDESMISGEPIPISKTEGAEVFAGTINQKGSFQFKAEKVGSDTILAHIIKMVEDAQGSKAPVQKLVDKIAAVFVPVVMGIAVLSLLLWVFLGGDNGFSQGIVAFVTVLVIACPCALGLATPTAIMVGVGKGAEKGILIKDAESLELAKKINAIILDKTGTITEGKPKVTAVKWFENFSEQHQNILYSIEKSSEHPLADAITEYLKDDAQFLNGIAIENISGQGIEGKYEQKTYIIGNELLAAERNIEISAVAKNWINQQLEAAQTVVLFSDDKKVLAAIAIADQIKPTSKLAVQQLQKEGITVYMLTGDNEQTAKAVASQVGITEFSANVLPAHKATFVKNLQQNGKVVAMVGDGINDSTALAQADVSIAMGKGSDIAMDVAKMTIISSDLAKIPKAIQLSKDTVQAIKQNLFWAFIYNIIGIPIAAGILFPINGFLLDPMWAGAAMAFSSVSVVANSLRLKHKG, from the coding sequence ATGGAAAACGAAGGCCTAATATATATTCCGTTAGAAAATGTAGATAGCGAACATTGTGCGCTTATTGTTGATAAAGGTTTGGCAGAAATTAAAGAGATCAATTCCCACAGCGTCGAACTGAATAACCATAGAGCCGTTGTTACTGCAAAGAAGTATCCTGAAGAAGCAGTGCAAATGGCAGTGAAACAGATTAGAGACTTAGGCTATAACGTTACCACCGTAAAACAAACATTTCCAGTTACCAATATGTCTTGTGCTTCTTGTGCGGCAAACACAGAAGCTACATTGAATAATCAGGTTGGTGTAGTAAAAGCTGAAGTAAATTATGCCAATACTTCAGCGAAAGTAGAATACATTCCGAGTTTGGTTACGGCACAGCAATTAAAGGAGGCGGTACAAGCCGCAGGTTACGATTTACTAATCAATGATAGTAACGAAGCCAAAGAATCATTAGCTAATATTAAAGCCAATCAATATCAAGCATTACGAAAAAAAGTGATTGGAGCTTTAATTCTAGCGGTTCCACTCTTCGTAATCGGAATGTTTTTCATGGATATGCCTTACGCAGATTACATCATGTGGTTTTTATCTACCCCTATGGTTTTTATTTACGGCAAGCAGTTTTTTATCGGTGCTTGGAAACAGGCCAAACATCGTTCTGCGAATATGGATACCTTAGTTGCCATCAGTACCGGAACAGCCTATTCCTACAGCGTATTCATCACACTCTTTCCAGAATTTATGCATCGAATGGGCATCCATTCTCATGTTTATTTTGAGGCGGCCGGGATTGTGATTGCCTTTATCCTTTTGGGTAAACTTCTTGAAGAAAAAGCAAAAGGAAATACCTCGTCGGCAATTAAAAAACTGATTGGTTTACAACCAAAACATTTTACTATAGTTCATGATAACGGCCACCAAATGCAAGTTGCTATTAGTTCAGTTAAGGTTGGCGACATCCTTTTAGTGAAACCAGGAGAGCGCATTGCTGTAGACGGCGCTGTAGTTAGTGGTAGTTCTTACGTTGACGAAAGCATGATTAGTGGAGAACCTATTCCAATATCAAAAACCGAAGGTGCTGAGGTATTTGCTGGCACCATTAACCAAAAAGGCAGTTTCCAATTTAAAGCCGAAAAGGTTGGCAGCGATACTATATTGGCCCACATTATTAAAATGGTGGAAGATGCGCAAGGCAGCAAAGCGCCCGTACAAAAATTAGTAGACAAAATTGCGGCTGTATTTGTTCCTGTGGTAATGGGTATTGCTGTTTTAAGCTTGCTACTTTGGGTATTTTTAGGCGGAGATAACGGTTTTAGCCAGGGCATCGTTGCTTTTGTAACCGTGTTGGTTATTGCCTGCCCTTGTGCTTTGGGCCTGGCAACGCCCACTGCAATTATGGTTGGTGTAGGCAAAGGAGCCGAAAAAGGCATCTTGATTAAGGATGCCGAAAGTTTAGAACTGGCCAAAAAAATAAATGCGATTATCTTAGATAAAACAGGAACTATTACCGAAGGCAAACCAAAAGTAACCGCTGTAAAATGGTTCGAAAATTTTAGCGAGCAACATCAAAACATTCTTTACAGCATCGAGAAATCATCTGAGCACCCCTTGGCAGATGCCATTACAGAATATCTAAAAGATGATGCGCAATTCTTAAACGGCATTGCTATAGAAAACATCAGCGGCCAAGGCATTGAAGGAAAATATGAGCAAAAGACTTACATTATAGGAAATGAACTTTTAGCCGCAGAAAGAAACATTGAAATATCTGCAGTAGCTAAAAATTGGATTAACCAGCAACTTGAAGCAGCACAAACGGTAGTTCTTTTCTCTGACGATAAAAAAGTATTGGCAGCCATTGCAATTGCCGATCAAATTAAACCGACTTCGAAGCTAGCCGTACAGCAATTGCAAAAAGAAGGCATTACAGTATATATGCTTACTGGCGACAATGAACAAACTGCCAAAGCAGTAGCGAGCCAAGTTGGTATTACAGAATTTAGCGCAAACGTATTACCTGCCCACAAAGCCACTTTTGTTAAAAACCTACAGCAGAATGGTAAAGTTGTTGCCATGGTTGGCGACGGCATTAACGACAGCACTGCACTTGCACAAGCAGATGTAAGCATTGCCATGGGCAAAGGAAGTGACATAGCCATGGACGTAGCAAAAATGACCATTATTTCTTCTGACTTAGCTAAAATTCCTAAGGCTATACAACTATCAAAAGATACAGTGCAGGCTATTAAACAAAACTTATTTTGGGCATTTATTTACAACATTATCGGCATACCCATTGCGGCTGGTATATTATTTCCAATTAATGGATTTTTATTAGACCCTATGTGGGCCGGAGCAGCAATGGCGTTTAGTTCGGTTAGCGTGGTAGCAAATAGCTTGAGATTGAAACATAAAGGTTAA
- a CDS encoding glycerophosphodiester phosphodiesterase family protein encodes MRKIILSFLLLGLTVSASFAQKKVTSVFEVQGNRGARGLMPENTIPSMIKALENGATTLKMEVVISKDKQVVVSQEPYFNYVISTAPNGKEITLKNQKSFNIYQMNYDEIKQFDVGSKPNPRFPYQEKFRVEKPLLTDLIDKVEFFAAKRKKMTKPHYNIETKLIRNGDGEFQPSPEEFVELIMAIVKAKKLEKRVTIHSFDIRSLQYLHEKYPEIATSLGIDEKEDFENNIKALGFNPTIYSPYMPLVGKGLVDKCHAAGIKIIPWTVNTVKDIVYLKNLGVDGIVTDYPNLMAEIK; translated from the coding sequence ATGAGAAAAATTATCCTTTCTTTTTTATTACTAGGTCTAACTGTTTCCGCTTCTTTTGCCCAAAAAAAGGTAACGTCGGTTTTCGAAGTACAAGGCAATCGTGGAGCAAGAGGCTTAATGCCAGAAAACACCATTCCAAGCATGATTAAAGCTTTGGAGAATGGTGCAACAACACTAAAAATGGAGGTTGTAATTTCGAAAGACAAGCAGGTGGTAGTATCGCAAGAACCCTATTTTAATTATGTTATTAGCACTGCGCCAAATGGCAAAGAAATCACGCTTAAAAACCAAAAAAGTTTTAATATTTACCAAATGAACTACGATGAAATTAAACAGTTTGATGTAGGTTCTAAGCCCAATCCCCGTTTTCCATACCAAGAGAAGTTTAGGGTAGAAAAACCATTGCTTACTGATTTAATTGATAAAGTTGAATTTTTTGCCGCAAAGCGAAAGAAAATGACTAAACCTCATTATAATATCGAAACCAAATTAATCCGTAATGGCGATGGAGAGTTTCAGCCTAGTCCCGAAGAATTTGTTGAGCTAATTATGGCAATCGTAAAAGCGAAGAAATTAGAAAAACGGGTAACCATTCACTCGTTCGATATCCGGAGTCTACAATATCTACACGAAAAATATCCCGAAATTGCGACATCTTTAGGAATTGATGAAAAAGAAGATTTTGAAAATAACATTAAAGCTTTAGGTTTTAACCCAACAATTTACAGCCCATATATGCCTTTGGTAGGTAAAGGGCTAGTAGATAAGTGCCACGCTGCGGGCATTAAAATTATTCCGTGGACGGTTAATACGGTTAAAGATATCGTTTATCTTAAAAACTTAGGCGTAGATGGTATTGTAACCGATTATCCTAATTTAATGGCAGAGATAAAATAG
- a CDS encoding endonuclease/exonuclease/phosphatase family protein, translating into MSSKKVKLSLFDKIMLFLAVLAAVGLGVGMLAGQTDPRDNIWIAFAGLAYPFLLLANILFVLFWLLRRRFVFGLLTLAFIALGWKTLTATYQFFGDEGNQAKDSEHYVRMMTYNVHQFKKYGENNDISTRDQIIKVIEDQNPDIICFQEFFTRRKGEYDLIDSVKKRLKLKHYYFVPSVDNNYEAAGLAIFSRYPIKDKGKVSFGEFAGNGSIYADVDVKGEVFRIYNVHLQSISFQKEDYDYIDKVAKKMGPEMKSSKRIAGMLKAAFERRSAQVNLMKSEMQHCNIPFVIAGDFNDTPASYCVTQITNSLKNTFKEKGSGFGKTYNGAFPNFQIDYIAATKDFDVINHHVSKDKLSDHFPVRSDLRLNFSGEKDEDY; encoded by the coding sequence ATGAGCAGTAAAAAAGTAAAACTTTCTTTATTTGATAAAATCATGCTTTTTCTGGCTGTGCTTGCAGCTGTTGGATTAGGCGTGGGTATGCTTGCCGGGCAAACAGATCCTAGAGATAACATTTGGATAGCATTTGCTGGTTTAGCTTATCCGTTTCTTCTGCTAGCAAATATCCTGTTTGTTTTGTTTTGGTTGCTTCGCCGTAGGTTTGTATTTGGCCTGTTAACGCTTGCTTTTATTGCGCTGGGCTGGAAAACACTAACCGCCACTTATCAGTTTTTTGGAGACGAAGGTAATCAGGCAAAAGATAGCGAGCATTACGTGAGAATGATGACCTATAATGTTCATCAGTTTAAAAAATACGGCGAAAACAACGATATTTCTACCAGAGATCAAATCATCAAAGTAATTGAAGATCAAAATCCAGATATCATCTGTTTTCAAGAATTTTTTACCCGCCGAAAAGGAGAATATGACTTAATTGATAGCGTAAAAAAACGATTAAAACTGAAACATTACTATTTCGTACCTTCGGTAGATAACAATTATGAAGCAGCAGGTTTAGCTATTTTTTCTCGGTATCCTATTAAAGATAAAGGCAAAGTGTCTTTCGGAGAGTTTGCCGGTAATGGCAGTATTTACGCCGATGTTGATGTAAAAGGGGAAGTTTTTCGTATTTACAATGTGCACCTACAATCTATTTCTTTCCAAAAAGAGGACTATGATTATATAGATAAAGTTGCAAAAAAAATGGGGCCAGAAATGAAATCCTCAAAAAGAATTGCAGGCATGCTGAAAGCCGCTTTTGAGCGAAGAAGTGCGCAGGTAAATTTGATGAAAAGTGAAATGCAACATTGCAATATTCCTTTTGTTATTGCCGGAGATTTTAACGATACGCCAGCTTCTTACTGCGTAACACAAATTACCAATTCGCTAAAAAATACCTTTAAAGAAAAAGGTAGTGGTTTTGGTAAAACTTACAACGGTGCTTTTCCAAATTTTCAGATCGATTATATTGCAGCTACAAAAGATTTTGATGTCATCAACCATCATGTCTCAAAAGACAAACTTTCCGATCATTTTCCTGTAAGAAGCGATTTGCGATTAAATTTTTCTGGAGAAAAGGATGAGGATTATTAG
- a CDS encoding rhomboid family intramembrane serine protease, which translates to MNNNGFNDIINRLFRSGNPAMLYIGINVIVFLVFGVGSLFLPKGLGDEIVYQYLAFPADIAKWPVRFYTLVTYAFLHKGLFHILFNLLWLYWMGNLFLDFLKPRQFQVVYWGGAIIGALTFALIYNLSPQLNADGATLIGASAAVMAVFSAIATLVPNYSIRLLLFGDVRLKYLLLVYVLIDVVGVSPGSANIGGNLAHLGGALFGFAYIKLLQNGTDLSSFLIKKPKLKVVKNSTPPKKTEVTNQAEIDAILDKISKSGYDQLTTKEKQILFDASKN; encoded by the coding sequence ATGAATAACAACGGCTTTAACGATATCATCAATAGGCTTTTCAGATCTGGAAATCCAGCAATGCTGTACATTGGAATCAATGTAATTGTATTTTTGGTATTTGGGGTGGGTAGCTTGTTTTTGCCAAAAGGATTGGGCGACGAAATTGTGTATCAATATTTGGCATTTCCTGCCGATATAGCAAAATGGCCTGTTCGGTTTTATACCTTGGTAACCTATGCTTTTTTACACAAAGGCTTGTTTCACATTCTCTTTAATTTGCTTTGGTTGTATTGGATGGGAAATTTGTTCTTAGATTTCTTAAAGCCTAGGCAGTTTCAAGTAGTATATTGGGGCGGAGCAATTATTGGTGCGTTAACATTTGCGCTAATCTATAATTTAAGTCCGCAGTTAAATGCTGATGGCGCAACTTTAATTGGTGCCTCGGCTGCAGTAATGGCTGTTTTTAGTGCTATAGCAACACTTGTGCCTAACTACAGCATACGTTTGTTGCTATTTGGCGATGTAAGGCTAAAATACTTGCTGTTGGTTTATGTGTTGATTGATGTTGTTGGCGTTTCGCCTGGTTCGGCAAATATTGGTGGAAATTTAGCCCATTTGGGCGGGGCATTATTTGGTTTTGCGTACATTAAGTTACTTCAAAACGGAACAGATTTAAGCAGCTTTTTAATTAAAAAACCTAAATTAAAAGTAGTAAAAAACAGTACGCCACCTAAAAAAACAGAAGTGACCAATCAAGCTGAAATAGATGCCATTTTAGATAAAATTTCGAAGAGTGGTTACGATCAATTAACTACAAAAGAAAAACAAATTTTATTCGACGCAAGTAAGAACTGA
- a CDS encoding heavy-metal-associated domain-containing protein encodes MDTLKFKTTINCGACVAKVTPVLNEQENVSNWTVDTENPDKVLAVEGENIDEADLVKSLSKIGYKAERV; translated from the coding sequence ATGGATACTTTAAAATTTAAAACAACAATAAACTGCGGCGCATGTGTTGCCAAAGTTACACCTGTACTCAACGAACAAGAAAACGTAAGCAACTGGACGGTAGATACTGAAAACCCCGATAAGGTATTAGCTGTCGAGGGCGAAAATATAGACGAAGCTGATTTAGTGAAATCTTTATCTAAGATTGGCTATAAAGCTGAGAGGGTTTAG
- a CDS encoding rhomboid family intramembrane serine protease, giving the protein MNNINIPPVVKNLLIINAIFFLASFVFEQQGKDLADILGAHYFDSPKFRIWQPITYMFMHGNFQHIFFNMFGLFMFGGILEQKWGAKKFLNFYLITGLGALALQWVVQGVELYQITGSVINQGNLPLDLLAEGKYNPAVYTDSQASTLHAVYFGGMVGASGAIFGIMTAFAVIYPNMEMMLLFIPFPIKAKYFIPIYIVIELFLGVARIPGDTIAHFAHLGGALIGFILAKIWKDKDRFYKYYE; this is encoded by the coding sequence ATGAATAACATTAACATACCACCAGTAGTAAAGAACCTGTTAATTATCAATGCAATCTTCTTTTTAGCATCATTTGTATTTGAGCAGCAGGGGAAAGATTTAGCAGATATTTTGGGAGCGCATTATTTCGATTCGCCTAAGTTTCGTATTTGGCAACCCATTACCTATATGTTCATGCACGGAAACTTTCAGCACATATTTTTTAATATGTTCGGTCTTTTCATGTTCGGTGGAATTTTGGAGCAAAAGTGGGGTGCTAAAAAGTTTCTTAATTTCTATTTAATTACCGGTTTAGGCGCTTTGGCTTTACAATGGGTGGTGCAGGGTGTAGAACTTTACCAAATTACGGGTTCAGTAATTAACCAGGGCAATTTACCGCTAGATTTATTGGCCGAAGGAAAATACAACCCAGCGGTGTATACAGATAGCCAAGCCTCTACCTTACATGCGGTTTATTTTGGCGGTATGGTGGGCGCTTCTGGAGCCATATTTGGCATCATGACTGCCTTTGCGGTAATTTATCCAAACATGGAAATGATGTTGTTGTTTATTCCATTTCCAATAAAAGCTAAATATTTTATCCCAATTTATATCGTTATAGAATTGTTTTTGGGCGTAGCTCGTATACCTGGAGATACCATTGCGCACTTTGCTCATTTAGGCGGCGCATTAATAGGTTTTATTTTGGCCAAAATTTGGAAAGACAAAGATAGATTTTACAAATACTATGAATAA
- a CDS encoding phenylalanyl-tRNA synthetase subunit alpha — translation MSQEVLEISVRVDEQFDVNFNLADGVLGLILSIFEG, via the coding sequence ATGAGTCAAGAAGTGTTAGAGATTTCTGTAAGAGTAGACGAACAGTTCGACGTAAATTTTAATCTTGCTGATGGTGTTTTAGGATTAATTCTAAGCATTTTTGAAGGTTAA
- a CDS encoding M28 family peptidase has translation MKLNHILTLSFLALFSLQACQQNKPAETETATEVKLQSPDFNADSAYAYTKAQVDFGPRIPSTPAHAKTADYLVAKLKSFGGEVSIQQAPAKTYDGKTHQLKNIIAAFYPEKKQRVLITAHWDARPFSDEDPNMGMRDKQFDAANDGASGVAVILEMARQIQQKQPEVGVDFILWDLEDYGSANDETSHETTWCLGSQYWAKNPTFNNGKPLYAINLDMVGGANAQFTQDDVSRKYAPSIVSKVWSIAAEIGYGNYFINVTSGQLIDDHYWINQAGVPAIDVIHYSDAAGFYSNWHTQLDNLNNIDRNTLKAVGQTVLETIYREKTVNN, from the coding sequence ATGAAACTAAACCACATATTAACTTTATCGTTTTTGGCATTGTTTAGTCTGCAAGCTTGCCAACAAAATAAACCAGCAGAAACGGAAACTGCTACCGAGGTAAAATTGCAATCTCCAGATTTCAATGCCGATAGTGCTTACGCTTACACTAAAGCTCAGGTAGATTTTGGTCCACGTATTCCATCTACTCCAGCACATGCAAAAACTGCAGACTATTTGGTAGCAAAGTTAAAGTCATTTGGTGGCGAAGTTTCAATTCAGCAAGCGCCGGCAAAAACCTACGATGGTAAAACACATCAGTTAAAAAATATCATTGCAGCTTTTTATCCAGAAAAGAAACAACGAGTTTTAATTACTGCCCATTGGGATGCTCGCCCTTTTTCTGATGAAGACCCAAACATGGGAATGAGAGATAAACAATTTGATGCGGCAAATGATGGTGCTAGCGGTGTGGCGGTAATTTTAGAAATGGCTCGTCAAATTCAACAAAAACAGCCAGAAGTGGGAGTAGATTTTATTTTATGGGATTTGGAAGATTATGGCAGTGCAAATGATGAAACTTCTCACGAAACCACTTGGTGTTTAGGCTCGCAATACTGGGCTAAAAATCCAACTTTTAATAATGGAAAGCCACTTTATGCAATTAATTTAGATATGGTTGGCGGCGCTAATGCACAGTTTACGCAAGACGATGTTTCTAGAAAGTACGCACCAAGCATAGTAAGTAAAGTTTGGAGTATTGCTGCCGAAATTGGTTATGGTAATTACTTTATCAACGTAACTTCTGGCCAACTCATTGACGACCATTACTGGATTAACCAAGCCGGAGTGCCGGCAATTGATGTCATCCACTACTCGGATGCGGCAGGTTTTTATAGCAATTGGCACACGCAACTAGATAATTTAAATAACATAGATAGAAACACTTTAAAAGCTGTTGGACAAACCGTTTTGGAAACCATTTACAGAGAAAAAACAGTCAATAATTGA
- a CDS encoding nuclear transport factor 2 family protein — translation MNKIYLSILAVSLTANVYAQKSDGTVKSLVSTEKAFAQKVAKDGQNAAFTAFAAPDGIVFRPNPVNAKKFFATAPDTKDLTWEPNYARLSKSRDWGFTSGSYVAGGKTYGHYLSVWRGKDGDWQLVMDLGTDAIKPIKGKEPKNTFVEPTGTYKPKFASAKDLKVATDIIYSTEKTLNTMLKTHGVQAFSGFINPDARLLFPGTEAIIGKDGILAFNNRVIDKINLKTTQADKALGGDFAYTYGIATIDYKADLRESFNYVFIWERQADATWNIIAQIFTVAER, via the coding sequence ATGAACAAAATATATCTTTCCATATTAGCCGTGTCTTTAACTGCAAATGTATATGCACAAAAGTCAGACGGTACGGTAAAATCTCTAGTTAGCACCGAAAAAGCATTTGCACAGAAGGTTGCAAAAGACGGTCAAAATGCAGCTTTTACAGCGTTTGCAGCACCAGATGGTATTGTATTTCGTCCAAATCCGGTTAATGCAAAGAAGTTTTTTGCAACAGCGCCAGATACTAAAGATTTAACTTGGGAGCCTAATTATGCTCGCTTATCTAAAAGCAGAGATTGGGGCTTTACCTCGGGTAGTTATGTGGCTGGTGGTAAAACTTATGGTCATTATTTATCGGTATGGAGAGGCAAAGATGGCGATTGGCAGTTAGTGATGGATCTAGGAACTGATGCCATAAAACCAATAAAAGGCAAAGAGCCTAAAAATACTTTTGTAGAGCCTACAGGTACCTACAAGCCTAAATTTGCTTCGGCAAAAGATTTAAAAGTAGCAACCGATATCATTTACAGTACCGAAAAAACTTTGAATACCATGCTTAAAACCCATGGCGTGCAGGCTTTCTCTGGATTTATTAACCCAGATGCTCGTTTGCTATTTCCTGGAACGGAAGCTATTATTGGTAAAGATGGAATTTTGGCTTTCAACAACCGCGTAATAGATAAAATTAACCTAAAAACTACGCAAGCAGATAAAGCTTTGGGTGGCGATTTTGCTTACACTTATGGTATAGCAACTATTGACTACAAAGCAGATTTACGCGAAAGTTTTAATTATGTGTTTATTTGGGAGCGCCAGGCTGATGCTACTTGGAACATCATAGCGCAGATATTTACTGTTGCAGAAAGATAA
- a CDS encoding endonuclease domain-containing protein, whose translation MWVELLRNKQMMGYPFLRQRPIVNYIADFFSKELNLIIEVDGLTHSWEGRAESDIKRDKTLLELGYHTLRFNDGEVINDINNVKKAIENFIIDFEKIISQPPSKGHI comes from the coding sequence TTGTGGGTCGAGCTTTTAAGAAATAAGCAGATGATGGGATACCCTTTTTTAAGACAGAGGCCCATTGTGAACTATATTGCAGATTTCTTTAGCAAAGAACTAAACTTAATTATTGAAGTAGATGGGCTTACTCATTCTTGGGAAGGACGAGCAGAAAGTGACATAAAGAGAGATAAGACACTTTTGGAATTAGGATATCATACATTGAGGTTTAATGATGGTGAGGTAATAAATGATATTAATAACGTTAAAAAAGCAATAGAAAATTTTATAATTGACTTTGAAAAAATCATCTCCCAACCCCCTTCGAAGGGGCACATATAG